From Scyliorhinus canicula chromosome 15, sScyCan1.1, whole genome shotgun sequence:
ccacgcagacacggggagaacgtgcagactccacacgttcGATGGggcatcgaacctaggaccctgccgctgtgaagccacagtgcgagccattgtgctaccatgctgccctctgtcccTGTTTGCAGGTCATTtacatagattgtaaacagttgaggtcagaggactgatccctgcggtaccccgctCTTTACAATGACTGAAGCCCCTCATCCCCATTGCCATACTCATAAATCCCATCAACTCCCTTTTGAAAGGGTGAGGTTAAAACTGTTCCACTGTTCTACTGGAGAGCTGACGACGATGCAGAGCAAATTTGCATTTTGTAACTCACCAAGAGCCAAGATACGAGTGAGACGGGAACCAACAGGTGGAAGGTTAGAGATGAAGTTCAGGCAATTGGCTTGCTTTCAATTCATTACTTTTGAAGTGCCTCTAAAACCATTAAATCCTGTTCACCCATTGTTTTCGACAGCCCCATTGATAATCATACAGACTTGCTACATTTATTGAATTATACATAAAGCTATTTCCTGATTAAAATAATGTTATGAGTAGAAAAACAAACTAATGATCAGATTACTTTATTGCTGCCTTCAGAGATTCTTGGTAATGACTGCTAATTTATTGAAAATTAAATCACTGTCGTAATCATTAATTCCTCGGTGTCATCTGTAGATCAGCACCATGGGTTTGGTATCTCAGCAATTCAAAACCCATACAATGAAAACTGGAATGGCCTGAGATAAGCAGTAAGTTGAGCGTGACTCCTTTCtccagggattctctgaccgcTTCCGTCATGTGACGGCCCGACTCCAGTTTCAGACTTCCAAGTACATTCGAGTGCTGTTAGGATCCACGGGATCTTTTACACACCTCCGAGAAAGCAGACGGGGCCTCGGTTTAGCATCTTGTCTGAAAGGCGGTACCTCGgcgagtgcagcactgcctcagtactgcgctggagtgTTAAGTTTTGTACTCAAGGCTGTGGCATAGAGCCTGATGCACAAATACAGACTCAGATTTGAGGACCACTCAATTTGCCACCACTAATGAGGCTGCCgattccaacaagtacagcctCATAAAACGGAAAAGTTCAGGATTTCACAGAGAAGCACCATAAACTGTGAGAACGAATAGAATGCAACTCGGAGCACAGTTAAGAATGCAGAGACTTAACTGACAGTATAGTAAGCTTAGggacctctgctccctgcccagtgGGTTTAACTGCATGTGTTTCACAATCAATCACTTCACTGGATTCTTATTTCTGAGTCATCACCATTCCCAAACTCTCCCTCGCTCTGAAACATCACACGTGTCACAGGTCACCTCTTATTTCTGAGCATTTAGATCACCAGAAGATTACAACATCTTCTACCGTGAAAACAAAAGGCATTGTGGAAATTGTACATTTTGAACACCGGGGAGATTTGTGGATCTTTGCCATTTTCGCTTTGCTCCCTGAACTAACATCCTGTATGGATTGAATTAAACACACATCAGGTTAACATTTAACAATTGGAAAATTGTTGCATAGGTCATTCTGTCAGCCGATTAGAACATAACTCTGTATCTTAATTCTACCTGCCTTGGTTCTGTAACCATTAATAGCTTGCCTAACAAAAAGCGATCAATCTCAGTATTAAAATTTTCAATACAAGCCTCAAAAAACCTTTAAGGAAGAGAGTTTTAGATTTCCAATAACCTGTGTGAATAGGTGTTTCCTGGCAACCCCCTTAATGGTTTCTctgttggatcccccccccccaccccatacaccAGAACAAAGGTAGATAGAGGAAAAACTATCACAACTTCAACATTTTGTTCAATTCTTTTCCCAGGGACACCTGTGTGAATAGGTGTTTCCTGGCAACCCCCTTAATGGTTTCTctgttggatccccccccccccccccccccaccccatacaccAGAACAAAGGTAGATAGAGGAAAAACTATCACAACTTCAACATTTTGTTCAATTCTTTTCCCAGGGACACATTGGATATGAGTACAGTTTTGTACAGAGCGAGACCTTGAGGACTACATTGCAAGAGATGGAGCCTCTGAGGATATCCACAGTCCCTGTCTGGGAACAAAGCACCGAGAAGATCAACGTTTCATCATTTAATAACGAATCCAGTAACGGGACCAATGGAATCCCATTTATGTCCAGTGTAAGCACCATTGTGCTGCCTGTAATGTATTTCATTGTTTGTGCAATTGGACTCAGTGGGAATACCCTTGTCATCTATGTTATTGTGTGCTACGCCAAGATGAAGACAGTGACCAATATCTACATCCTGAACCTAGCTGTGGCAGATGAACTCTTTATGCTTGGACTGCCATTTATTGCCGCCCAAAATGCCTTGAGCTATTGGCCGTTTGGATCCTTTATGTGCAGGCTGGTTTTGACCGTCGATGGCATCAACCAGTTCACCAGCATCTTCTGCCTGACCGTAATGAGCATTGACCGCTACCTTGCGGTGGTTCACCCCATCAGATCCACCAAATGGCGCAGACCCCAGATTGCCAAGATAATCAACGCCTCGGTGTGGCTATCGTCCATCGTGGTCGTTCTTCCGGTTATCATATATTCAGATGTCGCTGATATGAACACTTGCAACATCACCTGGCCAGAGCCAAAGACAATTTGGTCTGCGGCTTTTATTATATATACAGCAGTTCTGGGCTTCTTTGGCCCACTGTTAATAATATGCCTCTGTTATCTACTGATTATAATCAAAGTCAAATCATCTGGTTTACGTGTTGGATCAACCAAACGAAGAAAGTCTGAGAGAAAGGTTACCAGAATGGTGATCATCATTGTAGTTGTATTTGTGATCTGCTGGCTCCCATTTTACATCCTAAATATTATCAATTTAATTTCCACCTTGCCAGAGGAACCAGTTTGTGTGGGTATATATTTCTTCGGGGTGGTCCTCTCCTATGCCAACAGCTGTGCCAACCCCATACTCTACGGGTTCCTGTCAGATAACTTCAAGAAGAGTTTCCAGAAAGTTCTGTGCTCGTGCAAGCCCAATGGTGTTGAGGACACGACTGAACAAAAGCAAGAAAAGAGTCGATTTCCAGACACCTGCGTGACACAGAGACTAGCTGAACCTAATGGTTGCATGCAAACTAGTCAGATTTAAGGAAGGTGCCCCAGTCACACAAAGTGACACTCGTGAGTTCTGACGAAGCTCTCTCCACTGCTGAAGTTTGACCAAGTGATTGTTGAGAGTTCTCGGAAATGTTTTAAAGGTACAGAGCTCCCACTGGGATAAATATGAATGTTTACTGCAAACCTTGGTGGTcctcaatgtttatttaagatACATGTCTGTTTGTGTACCGTTGTTCTTTGGTAAAGAAGGAAGGCATTGGCTTTGAGAGCCTGGGAACTCCTGTAAATGTACATATGGGAGGAGTTGCACTTCCCACTTAAAATAAGTGGCCCCCATTTCATTTAAGATGGTTTAAAGTGTCATGAATCAAGTCAGACCCCTGGGTTGCTTGATCCTGTTTCCAAAAACTTTTAAAAGATGCATCTTATTGTAGGAGATCGTTGGCTTTGCATTTAAATGTTTTGTGTGCGGTCAGTCAATGTCTTGAAGCCAAATCAATGTTAAAGCTGGACAGTGTATATTTTCTTTTACTACTGATCGTGCAGTGTGGTGCTCCAGCAGCTGAAGGGTGCAATGCGCTGAAACTTGTCATTTCACCATTTCAATTCCCCCCCACACATCCTATACTGGAAGTTACCAAGTGGGCAGGATCTTGTGGAGGTGGTGGCAAGAGAGCTGGCATGAGCCCCATGATTCGTCCTTTGGGGAAAGCCGCTGCATCTTGTGTCACTTGTAGCAGAGGTTTTCAGGTGGTGGGTTTTCCGAGGACCATTCATTGGCTTGGAATGGGTTTGGCGTCCCTCACTCAGATGGAAATTCTGCCTCAGAGGGCTGTCAGCcagtctgattggccagcagaggCATGgccaggactgagatgatgagCAGTCTTCAGCTTCACTGTCCCAGAGTCCAGGACCAAGCTACAtgcggatgggagggggggggggggggggggtcccgcatCCTGGAGGGAAGGTGAGGATCGAGGTAGGTG
This genomic window contains:
- the LOC119979026 gene encoding somatostatin receptor type 5-like, whose translation is MADMLKISQQGHIGYEYSFVQSETLRTTLQEMEPLRISTVPVWEQSTEKINVSSFNNESSNGTNGIPFMSSVSTIVLPVMYFIVCAIGLSGNTLVIYVIVCYAKMKTVTNIYILNLAVADELFMLGLPFIAAQNALSYWPFGSFMCRLVLTVDGINQFTSIFCLTVMSIDRYLAVVHPIRSTKWRRPQIAKIINASVWLSSIVVVLPVIIYSDVADMNTCNITWPEPKTIWSAAFIIYTAVLGFFGPLLIICLCYLLIIIKVKSSGLRVGSTKRRKSERKVTRMVIIIVVVFVICWLPFYILNIINLISTLPEEPVCVGIYFFGVVLSYANSCANPILYGFLSDNFKKSFQKVLCSCKPNGVEDTTEQKQEKSRFPDTCVTQRLAEPNGCMQTSQI